TTAGTATTTTTGGCGGTTAATTTATGTAGAATCCGGCCGTTGGATTAAGTTGTTTAATCTGTGGGAAGGTGCAGTTACGGCTGCTGGTTCTAGGGTTGAAATGTGGACCATTTCGAAGTTAGGCAATGATGAGCGTGTTAATGGCTCTCGGTTAATTTCTGCCTATTTTGTGTAAATATTGGAATTTCGGCTGGGAACTTAATATTATATTTGGAACAGATCGTGAGGAGCCTCGAGCTGACGAGGCCCCAGATCGACATCAGGCTTAGGCCTAATTTGTGAGTGGATTTTTGTTTTTAAATAATGTGCATGCGAAATAATTTATGTTGTTGGAGAATAACCGAAATTGAGAATATCGGTGAGTATATATAAATATATCCATATGTGGATGATTATGAGAATAATATGTATATGAGAGAATGCTAGCTAGCTATACATGCTTTTCCACCATACTGAGGTAAAATTCCATTATGTTGCAACGTGAGCGTTAGACGCAATCGTTGTAGCCCTATATAAAAATAATAATTTATATAGGGGATATGTGCGTATATTTATACACCGTCTTTTCCACCATAATGAAGTAAAATGTCATTATGGTGCAACGTGAGCGTTAGACGCAAGCGTTGTAGCCTTGTGTGAATTTTCTATTTGTTTTAGTTGTTTCAAGAAAATTCATACAAGGGATATGACGAGTGTAATACATACATATTTTATTTTAGCCTGAGAGGCTGTATTTTATTGAGCGTTGGAGACTGGCCGGAGTTAGTCATGAAATTTCCAGTTTTCGTGTTGAGCGTTTTGAGCTGTCGCATGCAGCATGTTTTTCTATGGAAAAGTAAAATTGGGAAAGTATAAAGAATTATTTTCATTAATTTTATTTTTGTCCACTCACTCTAACGTGTTCAAATGTTTCCCCTGGGCCCTTCGTTTTAAAATGCCCAGTCTGCAGAGTTCGGGTTGGACCTAGTAGGAGACGAGGCATAGTCACCCGCATTTCCACCACTTTTCATCAGTAGGTTACCTGTTTAACCTACTTGTGGTTTCTTTTTCCGCTAGTGTTTAGTAGCTCTGAATACTTGGGTTTAATGTATATTATTTCGGTTGTGGGTGAAGACTTGTTGACGTTTTAGAATATTTGTTGGAGAATTTATGTTATCTTTTGGATAATTATTTTTGATGTTGGATAGTGTTGTGTTGTTGGAGGTAGTTGTTTTTGGGGAGCACGTAGGCTCCCGGAGTTAAGGTTGGATTAAAAAATTTTGGAAGTGTTTGCAGGTTTTCGTTAGGAAGGGTTGTCCATTTTCAAGGGAGGTTATGCCGATTTTTCGGTAATATCTTTCTTGGAGGTGGTCCCCGCACGAGTTACTCCGGGTTTCAGGGTAAAATTCGGGGTGGGTCGTGTCATTGGATACGATGTAGAAATGGAATGTTCTCGGTATTATCTTTAGCGTAAGACGGTCTCGATACTACTTTCGCTAAAGAGCAAGCTTTTCAAAACGAACGATGAGCGTTGGAAAGAGTCAACGACACATCAAGGGAAGAATGGTGCGCCTCAATTGCTTGAGGGGTCGGCCGAGCGGCAGCCAGGAAGTTGGTGCCTAGCCCGGGAGACTTCAAAGTCCCCTTTGGCCTGTGATGGCCATTTGTGGCGTCACCACTATGATGTAAAGATCCCAAATGTTTTCGTTTTGATCTAAAGAAGGGATGTCCATGAGAATTACGCAGAATTCGGATCATCATGTCCCTTCCGGGATGACCAAGTCAATCATGCCAAAACTTGTATGAGTCAGAGTCCCAAAGATCCTGTTTGGCGACTACATGGGATTCAATAATCCGAATCGTAGTAAGGTAAAGACCACTAGATTGACTCATAAGTTTCTCCAATATACGTTTACGTCCGTAATCATGAGAAGTAATACAAAAGAACTCAATTCCATCTTCACAATGAGTTTCCAAGTGAAAGCCATTAGCGCGAATGTTCTTAAAGCTCAACAAGGTTCGGTGCCCTTTTGGGGCATAGAGAGCGTCCGTGACGCGGATCATAGTGCCATGAGGCAGAAAAAAGCGAGCGGTTCCACGCCCGAGGATCACAGGAGAAGATCCAATCATTGTCGTCACAGATGATTTACATGGCACTAACTCAATAAATAGTTGCCGGTTCCTTAGAATGGTGTGGGTTGAACCACTATCTGCGAGGCACTCGATCTCTCCAAGAGACATACCTATAAAAGAGAGTAGATATATGAGTAAATAGGTCGATATCGAGCCATTTAGAAGGATTGAAAAAGCTAAAAGTAGCAACAATCCCGAGAGTGCTGAAAATTTCTCGCGCAGAATGACCTTTGCGCACTAAAACAGTCATAACTCCTTCGTTAAAATAGATATGGATGAATCGTAAAATGTTCTGAAAACTAGACTCGTAGAGCTTTCCAATGATATAAAACTCACTGTCTATTTCGTCTGGAGCTGTTCACAAAGGTCAAACGAAGTGACTGTCCAGGGAGGACAGATTACTGTTTTTCGCAGATTTGGCATTAGCGAAGCTTTTGAAGCTTGCCGGTGGCATGGAGGCGTATGCTCGGCCACAGGGACGTGTTGATGAACAAATCCTGGTCCTGAGAACCTAGAGGATTCGATGATGGTCCGGTTGTGCAAAGTCTTTAACGTCTTTTACAAGATGGCAATTGGAGTAATAGCGTAAAAGGAATCCAAAATCAAAAGCTTTCGATAACTCCAAATTAAATATGACCAGGCATGTCCGTGGAGGGTCGGTAGTGCGAAACACACTTAAACCACTAGCTCCTTAATTTCGGACAATTCTAAGACATCATACTAACTTCGATGAGCCTAGTTGAACAATTGATGATGGAAAATACACAATAGGGGAAAAGACTTGAACCGGAAAACACGTTAGTAACCCTCCTTGAGAGTCACGGCGTTGATGCCATATTTTCTAAGATAGATGTAAATCAATTCGAACCAAGTAGAGACAAGAAGAACCAAAATGAAAACTTTCATTAATGCGCTGAAAAGAGTACATAAGGGTCTCAAAAAAAAAATTAGAGAAGAAAACTAAGCATGGCATGCTAACGATGCCTTATTACATCATGACTTTTAAAAGAGAAAACAATCTTAGCCGATGACATCAAAGTCAGGGGCATCTAAGTCAGAACATTGTCCATTGGGGTCTGCGACCTTGAAGGTAACATTATGTTCAACTCCATTGTTTTAAGTGGAATTGACTTCCATCAATTCCTTGTATTTCTTGTATGCGGCAACAACATTTGCAGAAGCGCGACATCTTTTATACCAGTGGTCCTTGGACCCACATCTGTTGCATTGACGGTCAAAGGCAGAAGAAGAGCGAACTTGCTGCTTCAGAGGAGAAGCGGCACCGCCCTTGGGGCCGGCGGCACCGGTATCTCGACGCCAAGTGTTGGTTCGGCCACTAAAGCCACTACCTTGTCCCCGAGAACCAAAGGCACGGTGGTGCTGAGTCCCACGTGCATAAGGTTCATTCCGATGTTGATCCTTGCGTTTCGGAGCTTTCTGACTCCGCTTGCTGTTGTAATTAGATTCCGGAATTTTCCGGGTGCCTACAAGATGCAAATTATGCTGATCATTGATCATGTTATTCTTTTCTTCCATAAGGAGTTGCGTCATTAAGCCGCTAAATGTAGTAATCCTCTTATCTGTGAACTCAAGCCGCTATTGGTTCATGAGGATCTTAGCAGCTGAAGGGAAGGTCGAGAAAGTCTTTTTGATCATGTCGGCATCACTTTTCTCGACTCCACATGAGCTCAGTTGAGCTTGTAGGCAAAGCATATCCCTGTTAAAGTCATCAACCTTCTTGTAATCCAAAAGTCCGATTTCATCCCAGCGAGCAATTAGTTCTGGGAGCAAGGTCGAGTGAATGTTGCCAAAGCGTTCGGCTAGGGCATCCCACAGATCTTTTGGATCATGCTTGGA
The window above is part of the Fragaria vesca subsp. vesca linkage group LG2, FraVesHawaii_1.0, whole genome shotgun sequence genome. Proteins encoded here:
- the LOC101303758 gene encoding uncharacterized protein LOC101303758; translation: MDRVIEFDVLDAHGTEYHRWVSDIEQTFIAKDLTETIFPDPAQEPPHKRTKSQALMFLRKHIDPTLRRQYQSKHDPKDLWDALAERFGNIHSTLLPELIARWDEIGLLDYKKVDDFNRDMLCLQAQLSSCGVEKSDADMIKKTFSTFPSAAKILMNQ